The DNA region CCACACTGCACTGCTGAACTACAACACTACCTGCTCATTTGCTGTTGCACACAGAGTTCAGTGTTACATTTGGCTGCAGTTGGACTGCAGCAGGGTCGTACCTGGCTTGTTTTGCACAATATTGCAGCAATCATCTATCTGACCTATAGGTGTATTGGCCTGTGTCAACATTTTGTATAGACAACAATGGAAAAAATAGATTTTGACAAAAGAATGCTGAGCATTCATTCTAAGTAAATGCCAATATGTTACTAAATGTGTACATTTTAATACCATTCTAAATCAGGCTTTTATCAGACATAGACTTATACATTTTGATAAATGAGTTTGATAGTCAAATATCTGTAGTAGACTGAAATCATCTATTCCAGTTGAGCTCTgagtattatttttttttacattcttttggTCTCTGAGGAAAGTTGTGGTACACTGAGTATGTTATTATAACTCAGAGGCATCTTAGTGGACTCCCTCACTTTAAATTTTTATGTTTTCACAGTGACTGACTTGTTTTAGGCTTCTCAATTACatagtttaagagttttaggagtgttcttttcttgttctttctctTCAATTACACCATGTTGGTGATGATTGTTAGCAGGGACATTGATCAGACAGTCTTCCTGGACACATGCATCAGATCATTTACAGGGACCTGAACTGTGTGTATTTACTATAAACACTGTAAATGTTGGTGAAATCCCTCGTTAGATTAAATCATTTCAGATAATCAGCATGACGGTGTAGAGATCAGTTTCAACATTGAGACACACAGCCTTGTGTTTAGTGTCTTATTATTGAATATTCTCTATGAACTGTGCAAAATAAAGTCATTGACCACCTTAATTAATTATGTTAATCCCCTTTGCTTGTGTTTGGACACATTCTTTACCTCATGGTATTAAAAACGTGTCACAGGTCCTCCAGAAACGTGGAGCTCTGTGGTGCTAAACATGTTGAGCAATCAAACCCTATGCTGAAAACCTTAAACATTCCATATTGAGCTAATCTTATTTAGTGAAGCATTAAAAGCCTCCTTATATGAACCTGAATAGGAAATTGTTGCAATGTCATTCTTAGTTGGCAGAAAATTAACTGAATATAACTGAATAAACTGATCCATCAATCTTGTTGAATTTAAAACATAAATTCATTCAAGTGTTCTCAGCTCATTAGAGAAAGATCATAAAAGGGAAGCTTCAACATATTCACcactttttatttcaaaagttCACACAGTCTTCATAATTTAAATATGTTTGTTCAAAACAAAGAGCATGAAGATTTATTAGTAAAGGGTGGTTCGGTATCTTATTAGATTTAATCTGATCCGCACTTCAAATGTTTTCCAGAACCCCGAGCGTTCAGGCATTAACATCTGAAAAGTTCTCACCTCTTTTCCTGGATAATAGAGTTAATTTACTTGAAGAGATTAAGGTCGCACAATGTCAGATTTGTGTCCCCACTGGTATGAAAAGCTGTTGCAAGTCCAACATGACAAAACCGTCACAGAATAAAGAACATGACCATGACCTGCAATGCAATCCCCCCTATAGGCTCACACCAAatctaataaaaaataaatctgcactAGGAATCTGACATTACACTACTTATTTACCATGTTAGACGCCAGATTGAAATCACAGAACTCAAATTCTTTAAGGTCAGTATCTGTAAAAATGCCACGGCTTCCTCTCAGTCGTGCATTAAAGACATCAAATTCCTAATTTTAAAGGAGAATTTGACAACGGAAAAACAGTGTCTGAAAAATTAGGTTACATTAGTCCTAGTTTCTGAGCTTTTATCGTCCTTTGGCTGGAAGCTGAGCGTCCGTAGACACCTGTTGTGTCCTCTTAAAGCGGCAGAGCTGCGcgtcgctgctcctccacctcagTGGCCGCCGCCAGGGCGCACAGACACAAAGGCTTCTTGTTTAACTAATTGAGGGCTTTGCCGTTGCCCTGGACAAATGCGCATTAAGGCTTGGGTTTGTGTGGTTATGTTCATTAAGGCATTCCAGCGCGGATTGGGACAGCAGAGAACGGCCAGATTTACATAATAAAGTGCACGGTTTTCACGTGAAATACCCCTTTAAAAGCGGACTCCTTCCGTCCATCACCGAGGCACAGTCGTGAAGGATCGGCGGGGTGAAAAGTCTGTGACAGCTGCGCGTTAAGTTGAATCGGCTCCAGGATGGTTTCGTCGTACCCTTTACCGGAGGGCTTCTCCGACTTCGACGTGTTCTCTCTGGGATCTTGTCTGCTGGTGGAGGGTGAGTGTTCTAGTTTCCTCTGATGGAATTGAGCCAAACTGAATCTGCGAGGGCTGCACCCGCTGACACCAGGTCATCTGCAGCAATGCCACGGTGGGAAATACCCCAACTTCGAAACAGAAAACACCCAACTTTGCATATTCGGGGAATAAAACCGAGTTCGATGCCCGATTCATTGTGAGTGCGTGTGCGCCGACTTCTGCATACCAGCGCATTTCCATTCACAAATGTCTTTCTCCCCCCTCAAGgtctgctgggtttttttctgaATGCGGTGACAGTCGTCGCCTTCCTCAAGGTGAGGGAACTGAGGACCCCCAGCAATTTCCTGGTGTTCAGCTTAGCGTTGGCTGACATGGGCATCTCCATGAACGCCACCATCGCCgctttctccagcttcctgaggTGAGCGATGATGTAACCGACCCGTTTCGTAATGAACGCCGTGATGTGATTGTGTTTGAGCCGTCGCTTGTGATGAACGAACAAAAGCTCGACGGATCTGTTTGGCGTCGTCGGGTGAATAATAACAGTCGCGACCTATAACCGGTGAGGGGGCGAGGGGAGCGACCCACACAGCCTCCTCTGCGCTGAGATGTGCGGGAGATGACAGACGCTGTTCCCGCAGGGATGCGTGGCATCTGTAAACATGACGCTAGATAAGCTTTAGGTGGAAATACTGAAGCACAGAATTAGGTTTTTATTGGCGACTTCTGTATAACTGCGCTTTTAAATGATGTGTTTGCGCCACTTGTGATGAGACAGGGGGTCCTGATGCAATATTAAGTCTGAAAACGAGGTCATTAATCATCAGTATTGATCATTTCAGGGTCAGTCTGCTCAGAGAGACAAGAAAAAGATCAATAAAGGTGCACCGAATGAGGTTTTTAGGGTATTTAGCTGTTCCCTGCGTTTTGTACTATTTTTCTTACTAAGTtaaacatgtttctttttttaattgattttatttcttaaaCCATGTCCTGGTTCCTGGCTCATAAACACAGTTAGCCCATAACAGCCCCCGCTCTCGTCTCCAGGTACTGGCCCTACGGCTCTGATGGATGCCAGACTCACGGCTTCCAGGGCTTTGTGACGGCTCTCGCCAGCATCCACTTTGTAGCTGCCATCGCCTGGGACAGATACCACCAGTACTGCACCAGTAAGTGAACACCTGATACTGTCAGACCCGCAGTGGACTCCCCACCAcgcacacacaatcacacaatcacacacactctttggtTTTGGTGTCAGCTGATGTGGTGAAGAGGTCAGGTGATCGCAGCCCTCAAATCTATTCATTTGCTACACATTATATTTTCATGGCCATGTAATTACATTATAGAAGTGTAATAAGTGACACAAAGCTTCAAGTGCTCACATACATGCTTCAGCTTATAGAATGCATTAAAGTAATTCACTGTTTAATTCTCGGAAGTGTGTAATAACCATGCGACCTTTTGATGCAATGCGATGGCCTTGTTATTGTCAGGGACCAAGCTGCAGTGGAGCTCCGCCATCACTCTGGCTGTCTTCATCTGGCTGTTCTGCGCCTTCTGGTCTGCCATGCCTCTCATTGGCTGGGGCGAGTATGACTACGAGCCcctcaggacctgctgcaccCTGGACTACAGCAAGGGAGACAGGTTTGGCTCCCACATGCTCAGAGAAACACGGTTGTAATAATCTAATCTGACCCTTTGCTGcatgtgtttttccttctccacaGGAACTACGTCTCCTACTTGATCCCCATGGCCATCTTCAACATGGTCATCCAAGTGTTCGTTGTCATGTCATCATATCAGTCCATCGCTGAGAAGTTTAAGAAGACTGGAAACCCCAGGGTGAGTGAAATACTAATATCTATATATTGATGCAGCATCATGCAAACAAATGAAAGCACCTGATGATTATAAGAAATCCACCCATCTGGTGGAAGAAATAGTATAAATGCAGCGAGTTGTTCCTATGCAGAGTAATAAATCAATCCaagtgggggggtgggcagATATAGGTCATTGCTACAGGGGCAAGACTAGTCAATTCAACTGGGACTGAGGAGTAACTGGTGCCCGGTGATGGTTAGTGTCAGCACGTTGGAGTGCGTCGGCCCTCGGGGGTTGAGTCAGGTGACCTCATTGTATGTTGCTTAAGACTGTTGCTCACAGCCATCAGACGTAGCCAGAGGGGCTTTTATGGCACTTTCAATCTGCAGCTGAGCAGCTGGCCATCACAGAACCGTCTCATTTCATCAGAAACAGCAGCTGCCCCCCATCATGGGTCCAGCGTGAGATGGCTGCCATAAAAGCCAAGCGCTTATTCAGCAAAAAAAATGgatagagtgtgtgtgacgCTGCTGTGTAAATGGCTCGGTTTTTGGGTCACATTTTCAATTCTTTGCGTGAGTAACGTAGCA from Takifugu rubripes chromosome 4, fTakRub1.2, whole genome shotgun sequence includes:
- the rgra gene encoding retinal G protein coupled receptor a, producing MVSSYPLPEGFSDFDVFSLGSCLLVEGLLGFFLNAVTVVAFLKVRELRTPSNFLVFSLALADMGISMNATIAAFSSFLRYWPYGSDGCQTHGFQGFVTALASIHFVAAIAWDRYHQYCTRTKLQWSSAITLAVFIWLFCAFWSAMPLIGWGEYDYEPLRTCCTLDYSKGDRNYVSYLIPMAIFNMVIQVFVVMSSYQSIAEKFKKTGNPRFNPSTPLKAMLLCWGPYGILAFYAAVENANLVSPKLRMMAPILAKTCPTINVFLYALGNENYRGGIWQFLTGEKIEAPQIENKSK